A DNA window from Porphyromonas gingivalis ATCC 33277 contains the following coding sequences:
- the hflX gene encoding GTPase HflX, whose protein sequence is MKEFIISEARTEPTVLVGLITPQQSETQVREYLDELAFLCETAGAQPIARFTQKLDQPNSVTFVGKGKLDEIRAYVQENEIGMVVFDDELSPKQLRNIEKELQTKILDRTGLILDIFARRAQTAHAKTQVELAQYQYMLPRLTGLWTHLERQRGGVGMRGPGEKQLETDRRIVLDKIARLKEELRDIDKQKSVQRKNRGKMVRVALVGYTNVGKSTLMNVLSKSEVFAENKLFATLDTTVRKVIIDNLPFLLSDTVGFIRKLPTQLVESFKSTLDEVREADLLVHVVDMSHPAFEEQIEVVNQTLAEITAGEEKPMLLLFNKIDAFSFTPKDEDDLTPRTKENISAEELQQTWMAKLGNDCLFVSAKKGTGMDALKALLYERAKAIHITRFPYNDFLFQDYSEEME, encoded by the coding sequence ATGAAAGAATTTATCATATCGGAGGCACGAACCGAGCCTACCGTCCTTGTCGGACTGATTACCCCTCAGCAATCGGAAACTCAAGTGCGAGAGTATCTCGATGAGTTGGCTTTCTTGTGCGAAACAGCCGGAGCGCAGCCGATAGCCCGCTTCACCCAGAAACTGGATCAGCCCAATTCCGTAACCTTTGTAGGCAAAGGCAAATTGGATGAGATACGCGCCTATGTGCAGGAGAACGAGATCGGCATGGTGGTGTTCGACGACGAACTGTCGCCCAAGCAGCTGCGCAACATCGAAAAAGAACTTCAGACCAAGATCCTCGATCGTACGGGTCTTATCCTCGATATATTCGCCCGACGGGCACAGACGGCTCATGCCAAAACGCAGGTAGAGCTGGCGCAGTACCAGTATATGCTGCCTCGACTGACGGGGCTATGGACCCACCTCGAAAGGCAGCGAGGCGGTGTCGGCATGAGAGGTCCGGGAGAAAAGCAGTTGGAGACAGACCGCCGTATCGTCTTGGACAAAATAGCTCGGCTCAAAGAAGAACTAAGGGACATAGACAAGCAGAAATCCGTGCAGCGCAAGAACCGTGGCAAGATGGTACGCGTTGCTTTGGTCGGCTATACGAATGTCGGGAAGAGTACGTTGATGAATGTCCTCTCCAAAAGTGAGGTCTTCGCCGAAAACAAGCTGTTTGCCACGTTGGATACGACGGTGCGCAAGGTGATCATAGACAATTTGCCTTTCTTGCTGAGCGATACGGTCGGGTTTATCCGCAAGCTGCCCACACAGTTGGTCGAATCCTTCAAAAGTACACTTGATGAGGTGCGAGAGGCGGATTTGTTGGTGCACGTGGTGGATATGTCGCATCCGGCATTCGAAGAGCAAATAGAGGTGGTGAACCAGACTCTGGCGGAGATAACGGCAGGGGAGGAAAAGCCGATGCTTCTTCTCTTCAACAAGATCGATGCGTTCTCTTTCACACCCAAAGACGAAGACGACCTTACTCCCCGAACAAAAGAGAACATAAGTGCCGAGGAGCTGCAACAGACCTGGATGGCCAAACTCGGGAATGACTGCCTGTTCGTCTCGGCGAAGAAAGGCACCGGGATGGATGCTCTGAAAGCTCTTTTGTACGAGAGAGCTAAGGCAATCCATATCACGCGCTTCCCCTACAATGACTTCCTGTTCCAGGACTATTCGGAGGAGATGGAATAA
- a CDS encoding T9SS type A sorting domain-containing protein — protein MKHLLLTLLLSLPGCLGAKAQQTLSFVYDASGNRVARVIIMSSIIATGEEPSEEERDEPKEFNEILGDTQIRLYPNPVESILTISIGSLEDKGKYAIFNMHGSLVLQGSLNHGDTKVDMSRLPAGNYAMRLFIGKEQSTWKIIKK, from the coding sequence ATGAAGCATTTATTACTCACGCTTTTGCTTTCTCTTCCGGGGTGCTTGGGAGCGAAAGCGCAGCAGACACTCTCTTTTGTTTATGATGCATCCGGCAATCGGGTTGCAAGAGTTATCATTATGAGTTCCATAATTGCGACAGGTGAAGAGCCGAGCGAAGAAGAAAGAGACGAACCTAAAGAGTTCAATGAGATTTTGGGAGACACGCAGATAAGACTGTATCCGAACCCGGTAGAATCTATTTTGACCATATCCATCGGCTCTCTCGAGGATAAAGGGAAGTACGCTATCTTCAATATGCATGGCTCCTTAGTCCTACAGGGATCGTTGAATCATGGAGATACGAAGGTTGATATGAGTCGACTTCCTGCCGGCAACTATGCGATGCGCCTTTTTATCGGTAAAGAGCAGTCCACATGGAAAATCATTAAGAAATAA
- a CDS encoding RNA degradosome polyphosphate kinase: MDVSAYPFFRRDMSWLSFNERVLMEAADRTLPVYDRIKFLSIFSSNLEEFYTVRVAYHQAVLQKRRDRSEAEEDSDADAHILQAIRETVIRQDELYYRIFYDQILPTLEEHGIRLRTHAPTHPDHKAYLRRFFHEEIFPLLYPMLLLPSKVRTFIRSGRVYLAVRLKEKETDEAYSYALLNVPTDGLPRFVELPRLQTDTFYYYSFLEDIIKEHLDVVFPGYEVMDSYSIKVSRDADLLLDAQRPEDLPGEIRKKVKTRKLGAPTRFMYDGRMPDEVLRYICSSCDIDPEEAIRSGNYVNLQDLAMLPNPFAPRLETLTPEPLLSKHLEQAPSLMEGIRRKDYLIHVPYYTYDYVVRLLMEAAISPDVSEIRLTQYRVAENSSIISALEAAAQSGKKVSVFVELKARFDEENNLRLSERMRRSGIRIVYSMPGLKVHAKTALILYHTPAGERPQGIALLSTGNFNETTARIYSDTTLMTANTDIVHDVYRLFRILDGDPEPARFSRLLVARYNMGEAITNLIEREIENVKRGKRGYMLLKMNGLQDKNVITQLYRASEAGVEIDLIVRGICCLVPDMPQSRNIRVTRLVDMYLEHSRIWCFHNGGKEEVFISSADWMKRNLYNRIETACPVLDPTLRREIIDILEIQLRDNIKACRIDSSLNNIYKHNSDEKPVRAQAAIYRYLKGKEETTPAAK, translated from the coding sequence GTGGACGTATCTGCATATCCTTTTTTTCGTCGCGATATGAGTTGGCTCTCCTTTAACGAACGCGTGTTGATGGAGGCTGCCGACCGGACTTTGCCGGTTTACGACAGGATCAAGTTCCTGTCCATCTTCTCTTCCAATCTGGAGGAGTTCTATACCGTACGGGTGGCCTATCATCAGGCCGTCCTACAGAAACGGCGCGACAGGAGCGAGGCCGAAGAGGATTCCGATGCGGATGCTCATATCCTGCAAGCTATTCGGGAGACTGTAATCAGACAGGACGAACTGTATTATCGGATTTTTTACGATCAGATCCTGCCCACCTTGGAGGAACACGGTATCCGACTGCGTACGCATGCCCCCACTCATCCGGATCATAAAGCCTACCTGCGTCGTTTCTTCCACGAGGAGATTTTCCCTCTGCTCTATCCGATGCTGTTGCTGCCGAGCAAGGTGCGTACATTTATCCGTTCGGGTAGGGTATATCTGGCTGTTCGGCTCAAAGAAAAAGAGACGGACGAGGCCTACAGCTATGCACTGCTCAATGTGCCTACCGACGGCCTTCCTCGCTTCGTAGAGCTGCCACGGCTCCAGACCGACACATTTTATTACTACTCTTTTCTGGAAGATATTATCAAAGAGCACCTGGATGTAGTCTTCCCCGGATACGAGGTGATGGACAGCTATTCGATCAAAGTGTCGCGCGATGCCGATTTGCTGTTGGATGCACAGCGTCCTGAAGATCTGCCGGGAGAGATCCGCAAGAAGGTGAAGACTCGCAAGCTCGGTGCTCCTACGCGATTCATGTATGACGGGCGGATGCCCGACGAGGTGCTGCGATACATCTGCAGTTCGTGCGACATCGATCCGGAGGAGGCGATTCGGAGTGGAAACTACGTCAATCTGCAAGATCTGGCTATGCTGCCCAATCCGTTTGCCCCCAGACTGGAGACACTCACGCCGGAGCCTCTCCTCTCGAAACATTTGGAGCAGGCCCCTTCTCTGATGGAAGGCATTCGTAGGAAGGACTACCTGATTCATGTGCCTTACTATACGTATGATTATGTCGTGCGCCTGCTGATGGAAGCGGCCATCTCACCGGATGTGTCGGAGATACGCCTTACGCAGTATCGCGTAGCTGAAAATTCGTCCATTATCAGTGCATTGGAAGCGGCTGCACAGAGTGGAAAGAAGGTATCTGTCTTCGTGGAGCTGAAAGCCCGATTCGATGAGGAAAACAATTTGCGTTTATCAGAGCGTATGCGCCGTTCGGGGATTCGGATCGTTTACAGTATGCCCGGACTGAAAGTCCATGCCAAAACGGCTCTCATCCTCTATCATACACCGGCCGGTGAACGTCCGCAAGGCATCGCTTTGCTCTCTACGGGGAATTTTAATGAGACCACTGCTCGCATTTACTCCGACACTACGCTGATGACTGCCAATACGGACATTGTACATGATGTGTACCGCCTTTTCCGCATTTTGGACGGAGATCCCGAACCGGCACGTTTCAGTCGTCTGCTCGTGGCTCGCTACAACATGGGTGAAGCCATTACCAACCTGATCGAACGCGAGATAGAAAACGTGAAGCGCGGTAAGCGTGGCTATATGCTCCTGAAGATGAACGGCCTGCAGGACAAGAATGTCATCACACAGCTCTATCGGGCTTCCGAAGCCGGTGTGGAGATCGATCTGATCGTGCGAGGTATCTGCTGTTTGGTACCCGATATGCCACAGAGTCGCAATATACGTGTCACTCGATTGGTGGATATGTATTTGGAGCATAGCCGTATCTGGTGCTTCCACAACGGGGGGAAAGAAGAGGTATTCATCTCTTCGGCCGACTGGATGAAGCGCAATCTATACAACCGCATCGAGACTGCCTGCCCTGTGCTGGATCCTACTTTACGAAGAGAGATTATCGACATATTGGAGATCCAGCTTCGCGACAATATCAAGGCTTGCCGGATCGATTCTTCTCTCAACAACATTTACAAACACAATAGCGATGAGAAACCGGTGCGAGCACAAGCTGCTATCTACCGCTATCTCAAAGGCAAAGAAGAGACCACTCCTGCTGCAAAATAA
- the yedF gene encoding sulfurtransferase-like selenium metabolism protein YedF: MKVVDTRGKLCPLPLILLKKAVDGTPVGEEISVMTDNETAKCNLRDYIGELGAVAIESEEGDYTTLTFRVSTHIEEAAPTSCPAEHPHTVAQGDYLIVAKSNRMGTGNDELGSILMRAFVNAIGELDRLPSHIILYNTGVLLAVEGTDTAETLAELNKKYGIPIIVCGTCADYYEVKDKLRIGTISNMYRIMQLQVATRHIIYP, encoded by the coding sequence ATGAAAGTGGTGGATACTCGGGGGAAACTCTGCCCCCTCCCTCTTATTTTACTCAAGAAAGCTGTTGACGGCACTCCCGTCGGAGAAGAAATCTCCGTAATGACCGACAATGAAACGGCAAAATGCAACCTGCGCGATTATATCGGCGAACTGGGAGCCGTCGCCATCGAATCCGAAGAGGGCGACTATACAACGCTCACCTTTCGGGTATCGACCCATATCGAAGAAGCGGCCCCGACTTCCTGCCCGGCCGAGCATCCGCATACAGTGGCACAAGGCGACTACCTCATCGTGGCCAAAAGCAATCGGATGGGCACCGGAAATGACGAATTGGGCAGCATCCTGATGCGCGCTTTCGTCAATGCCATCGGCGAGCTGGATCGGCTTCCTTCGCATATCATTCTCTACAATACGGGTGTGCTGCTGGCCGTCGAGGGCACGGACACGGCCGAAACACTGGCCGAACTGAACAAGAAGTACGGTATCCCCATCATCGTATGCGGCACCTGCGCCGACTACTACGAGGTAAAAGACAAACTACGCATCGGTACCATCTCCAATATGTACCGGATCATGCAGCTTCAAGTGGCCACGCGCCACATTATCTATCCTTGA
- the mnmH gene encoding tRNA 2-selenouridine(34) synthase MnmH: MLIDTDFFLSNRSDSLVLDVRSPEEYRRGHIPSAESFPLFSDAERAEVGTLYVRHSRQAAVERGLEFVGPRMAEMVREARSLAAGRDIILYCWRGGMRSESVAWLLSVAGLRIRRLRGGYKAYRRHFPDILKLYPWRFIVLGGYTGSGKTPILNELSQMGEQVIDLEGLANHKGSAFGALGQEQQPTTEHFMNLLHDAVSACDPGRPIWVESESKTIGRVFLPDDFYKVMRQAPLIELSVPRPVRIAHIAKEYGVYDAEALANSFEHIARRMGGAATTQAIKALKEGRLEEAVSLALDYYDKAYAHSLAEFRESSSARLAVETDTPHETAIKLLELSHIKGLQS; the protein is encoded by the coding sequence ATGCTGATTGACACCGATTTTTTCTTATCCAACCGCTCCGACTCTCTCGTTTTGGACGTCCGCTCTCCGGAAGAATACCGCCGCGGACATATTCCCAGCGCAGAGAGTTTCCCCCTGTTTTCGGATGCGGAACGAGCCGAGGTAGGTACGCTCTATGTCAGACATAGTCGCCAGGCGGCCGTAGAGCGAGGATTGGAGTTCGTTGGGCCGCGTATGGCCGAGATGGTGCGAGAAGCTCGCTCCCTTGCTGCCGGCAGAGACATCATCCTCTACTGCTGGAGAGGAGGTATGCGAAGCGAGAGTGTCGCTTGGCTGCTATCCGTAGCCGGACTTCGCATCCGTCGTCTCCGTGGCGGATACAAAGCATACCGCCGGCATTTCCCCGATATTCTAAAGCTTTACCCGTGGCGTTTCATCGTCTTAGGCGGTTATACGGGATCAGGGAAAACTCCCATCCTGAACGAACTCTCCCAAATGGGGGAACAGGTGATCGATCTGGAAGGATTGGCCAACCACAAAGGGTCTGCCTTCGGAGCCTTGGGGCAAGAGCAGCAGCCGACCACCGAGCATTTCATGAATCTCTTGCACGATGCTGTCTCCGCCTGTGATCCAGGCCGTCCGATATGGGTGGAAAGCGAGAGCAAGACTATCGGGCGCGTATTTCTTCCGGACGATTTCTACAAAGTCATGCGTCAAGCTCCTTTGATCGAGCTGTCTGTTCCCCGTCCCGTACGCATCGCCCATATTGCCAAAGAGTACGGCGTGTACGATGCAGAGGCATTGGCAAACTCTTTCGAGCATATCGCTCGCCGGATGGGAGGAGCTGCTACGACACAAGCCATAAAAGCCCTCAAGGAAGGACGACTGGAAGAGGCCGTATCCTTGGCTCTCGATTACTATGACAAGGCCTATGCACACTCGCTGGCCGAATTCAGGGAAAGCTCCTCTGCTCGACTGGCAGTAGAAACGGATACACCTCACGAAACAGCCATCAAACTACTGGAACTATCTCATATAAAAGGTTTACAATCATGA